From a single Sediminibacterium sp. KACHI17 genomic region:
- a CDS encoding four helix bundle protein, translated as MDRQELENRTKHFHIEIIQLCLLLPKNNVGFEIGKQLIRSAGSVAANYRASKRAKSIADFIYKIEIVLEESDESLYWLQILQETVIVNDNRIYRLIREAHELTAIFSATTKTNLTFDICHLTYHNFSSSSTTPSLLKIKYPSLSLLMPSFS; from the coding sequence ATGGATAGACAAGAACTCGAAAATAGAACTAAACATTTTCATATTGAGATCATTCAATTGTGCTTGTTATTGCCAAAAAATAATGTTGGTTTTGAGATTGGAAAACAACTAATAAGATCTGCGGGTTCGGTTGCTGCAAATTATAGAGCTTCTAAACGAGCAAAATCTATCGCTGATTTTATTTATAAGATTGAAATTGTATTGGAAGAGTCTGATGAGTCTTTATACTGGTTACAAATCCTACAAGAAACGGTGATAGTTAACGATAATCGAATTTATAGGCTTATACGAGAGGCTCATGAGTTAACTGCCATTTTCTCAGCTACAACAAAAACAAATCTGACATTTGACATCTGCCATCTGACATATCACAATTTTTCTAGTAGCTCAACAACCCCTTCTCTCCTCAAAATCAAATACCCGAGTCTGTCGTTGCTGATGCCTTCTTTTAGTTGA
- a CDS encoding DNA mismatch repair protein MutS — MQIDKTTLADLSIFHSEEELSVVHFLDHTQTGGGRDYLYDMIGKPLASVDAILSNQQIIKELMQVTDRWPVSITNGTIMVIARFYESQINKYPTQPNVFNSFTYKLFNAPDFSLTRYTITHCIDFIKGMTQVSTLLKESTQSTQLRIWAERIDMLLNKGLIPEIGTQSKEEMPNWRILSYADFIRFHYKNQIFELIDLYSRIDAFLSLSIACKKYDFCFPEISLSTQPFIEATGLYHPLLQTPTSYNVDMSRDKNFLFLTGANMAGKSTFIKAVGVSVYLAHLGMGVPATKMQLSLFDGLLSNINVVDNIVKGESYFFNEVQRIRNTIEKISDGRNWLILIDELFKGTNVQDAMKCSTTVIEGLRKMKNVLFILSTHLYEIGEPLQQYSNIQFRYFETSVQDEQLVFSYQLKEGISNDRLGYLILRREGVVELLEKL; from the coding sequence ATGCAAATAGACAAAACCACACTAGCTGACCTTTCCATTTTTCATAGTGAGGAAGAATTATCGGTCGTTCATTTTTTGGATCATACCCAAACCGGCGGTGGTAGAGATTATTTGTATGATATGATTGGAAAGCCATTGGCGTCGGTTGATGCGATCCTAAGCAATCAGCAGATCATTAAAGAGTTGATGCAAGTGACTGATCGCTGGCCTGTATCGATCACTAATGGTACCATTATGGTGATCGCTCGGTTTTATGAATCACAGATCAATAAGTATCCAACTCAACCCAATGTATTCAATAGCTTCACTTATAAGCTTTTCAATGCTCCTGATTTTTCTTTGACCCGTTACACGATCACACATTGTATCGATTTCATTAAAGGAATGACGCAGGTAAGTACCTTATTAAAAGAAAGTACACAGAGCACGCAGTTGCGAATATGGGCTGAGCGAATTGATATGCTCCTGAATAAAGGACTGATACCCGAGATAGGAACCCAATCAAAAGAAGAGATGCCCAACTGGCGCATTTTAAGTTATGCAGACTTTATACGTTTCCACTATAAAAACCAGATCTTCGAATTGATCGATCTGTATAGTCGTATCGATGCATTTCTTTCGTTAAGTATTGCCTGTAAGAAATATGATTTTTGTTTTCCTGAAATCAGTCTATCAACACAACCCTTTATCGAAGCAACGGGATTGTACCATCCACTTTTACAAACACCAACATCGTATAATGTAGATATGAGTCGGGATAAGAATTTTCTTTTCCTGACCGGAGCCAATATGGCCGGAAAGAGTACTTTCATCAAAGCAGTAGGTGTAAGTGTATACCTGGCACATCTGGGAATGGGAGTGCCTGCTACCAAGATGCAATTGAGTTTATTCGATGGATTATTGAGTAATATCAATGTGGTAGATAATATTGTAAAAGGCGAAAGTTATTTTTTCAATGAAGTACAACGCATTCGTAATACCATTGAAAAAATCAGTGATGGAAGAAACTGGTTGATCCTTATAGATGAACTCTTCAAAGGAACCAATGTTCAAGATGCCATGAAGTGCAGCACCACTGTGATCGAAGGCTTGCGTAAAATGAAGAATGTACTATTCATCCTATCCACACACTTATATGAGATAGGCGAACCACTTCAACAATACAGCAATATCCAATTCCGCTATTTTGAAACCAGTGTACAAGATGAACAACTGGTATTCAGTTATCAACTAAAAGAAGGCATCAGCAACGACAGACTCGGGTATTTGATTTTGAGGAGAGAAGGGGTTGTTGAGCTACTAGAAAAATTGTGA
- a CDS encoding porin family protein: MHYLLRKQVILFAIILFSSVSVLAQKQRYRPNHDDLPYYFGLTLGYNSSYLHQTKSPRFLQSDSILSVEPGASGGIVMGLLATVKMTNRFELRANPQLIIGGSKFMAYQLGPTKPGEGSFQKQTLPATLISLPVHFKFNSDRIGNFRTYLLGGIKIDTDLSSNSAARLSEDLLKLKRNDFGFETGIGFNFYLPFVTVSPEIKFSYGLSNIHQYDPTLKYSNVLDKIQSRMIIFSIHLED; this comes from the coding sequence ATGCACTATTTATTGCGGAAGCAAGTAATCCTGTTTGCGATCATCCTTTTTTCTTCCGTGTCTGTATTGGCACAGAAGCAACGTTATCGTCCTAATCACGATGACCTTCCTTATTATTTTGGTCTTACATTGGGTTATAACAGCTCCTATCTACACCAAACCAAATCTCCCCGGTTTTTACAGTCAGATTCCATTTTATCCGTTGAACCCGGAGCCAGTGGCGGTATTGTAATGGGGCTCCTCGCTACCGTTAAAATGACCAACCGATTTGAATTACGCGCCAACCCGCAATTGATCATTGGCGGATCGAAATTCATGGCTTATCAATTGGGGCCTACCAAACCCGGAGAGGGTTCATTTCAAAAACAAACTTTACCCGCTACATTGATCAGCTTACCGGTACATTTCAAATTCAACTCCGATCGTATTGGTAATTTCAGAACTTATTTATTAGGGGGTATTAAAATTGATACCGATCTGTCTAGTAATTCAGCTGCCCGTTTATCAGAAGACCTGTTAAAGCTGAAAAGAAATGATTTCGGTTTTGAAACAGGTATCGGCTTTAATTTCTATCTGCCCTTTGTAACCGTTTCACCGGAGATCAAATTCAGTTATGGATTATCCAATATCCATCAATATGATCCAACCCTAAAATATTCCAATGTCTTGGATAAGATTCAATCCCGCATGATCATTTTCTCAATTCATTTAGAAGATTAA
- a CDS encoding dihydroorotase, translating into MKDYIIKNTAIVNEGTITHGDVWIRNSRIEKIGGSLNPAVNAIEIDGSHQFLLPGVIDDQVHFREPGLTHKATIYTEAKAAVAGGVTSFMEMPNTSPPAFNQELLEQKYETGKNTSLANYSFFMGTSNDNLDEILRTNDKKNEVCGVKIFMGSSTGNLLVDNPLILEKVFAGSELLIATHCEEESIIKENFAALKAKKGTLEPSDHPIIRNVDACFESSFKAIQYAKKYNTRLHILHITTAKELQLFGNMLPLKDKRITSEVCVHHLHFTSDDYARLGNQIKCNPAIKAPDNRKALWEALLDDRLDVIATDHAPHTWAEKQEDYEHAHAGLPLIQHSLGLMLHYVKEGKISIEKVVEKMSHAVAQCFQIKERGFIREEYYADLVLVDMNQSNTIQKDNILYKCGWSPLEGMTLPATINYTFVNGHPVYGKGVFDESKRGMRLSFER; encoded by the coding sequence ATGAAAGATTATATCATCAAAAATACCGCCATCGTAAATGAAGGGACCATTACCCATGGCGATGTATGGATCAGAAATTCCAGAATCGAAAAAATCGGCGGCTCACTGAACCCTGCCGTAAATGCTATTGAAATTGATGGCAGTCATCAATTTCTCTTACCCGGTGTTATTGATGATCAGGTTCATTTTCGTGAACCCGGACTTACCCATAAAGCCACTATTTACACAGAAGCAAAAGCCGCAGTAGCAGGTGGTGTCACTAGTTTTATGGAAATGCCGAATACAAGTCCACCTGCTTTTAACCAGGAATTATTGGAACAAAAATATGAGACCGGTAAAAATACCTCTCTGGCCAATTACTCCTTTTTCATGGGCACTTCCAATGATAACCTTGATGAGATCTTACGAACCAATGATAAAAAAAATGAGGTCTGCGGTGTCAAAATATTCATGGGCTCTTCTACAGGAAATTTATTGGTAGATAATCCATTGATCCTCGAAAAAGTATTTGCCGGATCCGAACTATTGATCGCTACTCATTGTGAAGAGGAAAGTATCATTAAAGAGAATTTTGCTGCATTAAAAGCAAAAAAAGGAACCCTTGAACCTTCAGATCATCCGATCATCCGAAATGTAGATGCATGCTTTGAATCATCCTTTAAAGCCATCCAATACGCGAAAAAATATAACACCCGATTACACATTCTGCATATTACTACAGCGAAAGAGTTACAACTCTTTGGTAATATGCTGCCATTAAAAGACAAGCGTATTACTTCAGAAGTATGTGTACATCATCTCCACTTTACCAGTGACGATTACGCTCGTTTGGGTAATCAAATCAAATGTAATCCGGCCATTAAAGCACCCGATAATAGAAAAGCTTTATGGGAAGCCTTACTGGATGATCGCTTAGATGTGATCGCAACAGATCATGCTCCGCATACCTGGGCTGAGAAACAAGAAGATTATGAACATGCACATGCCGGACTGCCATTGATTCAACACTCATTAGGACTGATGTTGCATTATGTGAAGGAAGGAAAGATCAGTATTGAGAAAGTAGTAGAAAAAATGAGTCATGCTGTAGCACAGTGCTTTCAGATCAAAGAAAGAGGATTTATTCGTGAAGAATATTATGCAGATCTGGTACTGGTAGATATGAACCAATCCAATACCATTCAAAAAGACAATATTCTTTATAAATGTGGCTGGAGCCCTCTGGAAGGAATGACACTCCCCGCAACCATCAATTACACATTTGTAAATGGACATCCCGTTTATGGAAAAGGAGTATTTGATGAGTCTAAGAGGGGGATGAGACTGAGTTTTGAGAGATAG